A single region of the Calditrichota bacterium genome encodes:
- a CDS encoding type I restriction endonuclease subunit R, giving the protein MTEQELEQLLIARLGELKYTYRPEIRDRAMLERNFREKFEALNRVHLTDAEFQRLLDEIVTADVFAAARMLRTINDFTRDDGTPLNYTLVNIKDWCKNSFEVIHQLRINTDNSHHRYDVILLINGMPVVQIELKTLGINPRRAMEQIVEYKNDPGNGYTRTLLCFVQLFIVSNRDSTWYFANNNPRH; this is encoded by the coding sequence CGAACAGCTACTAATCGCAAGATTGGGCGAACTCAAATACACCTATCGCCCGGAAATACGTGACCGCGCGATGTTGGAGCGGAACTTCCGCGAGAAGTTCGAGGCACTCAACCGTGTCCATCTCACCGATGCCGAGTTTCAGCGGCTGCTGGATGAGATCGTCACCGCCGACGTGTTCGCCGCCGCGCGCATGCTTCGGACAATCAACGATTTCACCCGCGACGACGGCACGCCGCTCAACTATACGCTGGTCAACATCAAGGACTGGTGCAAAAACAGCTTCGAGGTTATCCACCAACTCCGCATCAACACCGACAACAGCCACCACCGCTATGATGTAATCTTGCTCATCAATGGCATGCCAGTAGTGCAGATCGAACTGAAAACTCTCGGCATCAACCCACGCCGCGCAATGGAGCAAATCGTCGAATACAAGAACGATCCCGGCAACGGTTACACACGCACCTTGCTTTGCTTCGTGCAACTGTTCATCGTCAGCAACCGCGATTCGACTTGGTACTTCGCTAATAACAATCCTCGTCATTT